The Armatimonadota bacterium genomic interval TCGAAGAAGCGGCAGAGGAGGTTGATGATCGAGGTCTTGCCGGCTCCCGTGTGCCCCACGAACGCTACGCTCTGACCCGGGTGGATCTCGAACGAGACCCCGCGCAGCGCCCAGCCCTCGTCGTCCTCGTAGGCGAACCAGACGTCGCGGAACTCGATGTGGCCGCGGACCTTCGTGAGCGGGACCGGCTGGGGTGGATCTTGGACCGTGACCGGCTCGTCCAGCAGCCGGAAGATGCGTTCGCAGGACGCCATCGCCTGCTGGAGCAGGTTGAACTTCTCCGACAGGTCCCGGATCGGATCGAAGAAACGCTCCGCGTACTGGATCGCGGCCACGAGGACGCCCAGCGTCACGGCCCCCTGCACGACCTGCCCGCCCCCATACCACAGCAGGAGGGCGACGGACAGCGTGCCCAGGACCTGAATGGTGGGGAAGAACTGAGCGAAGTTGCGGATGGCCGCCAGGTTGGCTTCGAGGTAGCTGTTGTTCAGCTCGTCGAACCTGCGGAGGCTGCGCGCTTCCCGGTTGAAGACCTGGACGATGGCCATCCCCATGATGTGTTCGTTGAGGTAGGCGTTGATCCGGGCCAGACGAACGCGGATGGCACGGTAGGCCTCGCGCGCCCGTACCCGAAACCGGTCGGTTGCCCAGTAGATGAGCGGCAGCACCGAGAACGTGACCAGGGCCAGCCGCCAGTCCATGTAGAGCATGACGGCCATGATGCCGACAAGCGTGAAGAAGTCGCCGAACACGGCGACGACTCCGGATGTGATCAGCTCGTTGAGCGAATCCACGTCGTTCGTGATGCGGGTGACCAGCCGGCCCACCGGGTTGCGGTTGAAGAAGCTCACCGGGAGCGACTGCAGGTGGCGGAACAACTGCATGCGGAGGTCGTACATCACGCGCTGCCCCACGAGCTGCATGAGGTAGCTCTGCAGCCAGCGGGCGCCGAACCCCACGCCGAGGATCAACAGGTACAAGAGCGCCACACCGGTCAATCCCCGCATCTCGATCCCTGCGGGCGCGCCGACCGCAGGGGCGATGTAGCGGTCGATTGCGATGCGGTACAGCTGCGGTCCTGCCAGTTCCGTCAGGGAGGCCACCAGCAGGAGGAGGACAGCGACCGCGACGATCGGCCAGTACGGTCGCACGTAGCCCAGCAGGCGCCGCATGAGCCGGGCGTCGTAGGCCTGTCCGAGGATCTCGTCCTCCTGGAAGTGGGTGCTCATCGTGTCGGTGGTTCGCCTTCGGTTCGCTCGGCCCCGATCGCCGATCCCGGATCTGCTGCATCCGGCACGTCCGTCGCTTCAAGCGCCTCGCGCAGCAACTGCTTCTCGTACAAATCCGCGTACAGTCCTCCTCGGGCGAGGAGGGTGTCGTGTGTCCCCTGCTCGGCGATGCGGCCGTCGTCGAGCACGACGATCCAGTCGGCGTCGCGGATGGTGGAGATGCGGTGCGAGATGATGATGCTCGTCCGAGACGCCATCACCTCGCGCAGCCGATGCAAAACCTCCTCCTCGGTCTGGGTGTCGACGCTGCTCAGGGCGTCGTCGAGGATGAGGATCCGCGGGTCGCGGGCGACAGCGCGGGCGATCGCCGTCCGCTGCTTCTGTCCGCCGGACAGCGTGACACCCCGTTCGCCGACGACGGTGTCGTAGCCGCGCGGGAAGTCCTGGATGTCGCGCGCGATGCGCGAGATCTCGGCGGCCTCGCGGACCCGCGTTTCGTCGGGCTCCTCCAGGCCGAAGGCGATGTTCTCGCGCAGGGTGTCCGAGAACAAGAACGTCTCCTGCTGCACGAACCCGATGGCTCCTCGCAGGGACCGCAACGCCAGGCGGCGGAGATCGTATCCGTCCAGCAGGATCCGGCCCTTGGTCGGGTCGTACAGCCGGGCGATGAGGTTCACCAGCGTGCTCTTGCCCGACCCGGTCGGGCCGACCACCGCCAGCGTGCTCCCGGCCGGGATCCGCAGGTCGATGCCGCGCAACACCGGCCGACCGTCGTACGCGAACGTGACGCCGCGAAACTCGATCTCCCCATGCGGCTGTGAGAGCACGATCGGATCCTTGGGGTCGGCGATGCGGGGTAGGGTATTGAAGATCTCGTCCAGCCTCTCCATCGAGGCGCGTCCCTGCTGCCAGAGGGTCAGGACCCAGCCGAGCGCGATCATCGGAAAGCTCAGCCGCGCCAGGTAGTAGGAGAACTGCACCATTTGCCCGAGCGTGATCCGTCCCCGGATCACCTCGCTTCCCCCCTGCCACAGCAGGACGACCGCGGCCAGACCCAGGATGAGTCCGATGGCCGGCCACAGGGCCCCCTGAACCCGGGCAAGACGGAGGTTCGTCTCCAAGACGGTGCGGTTTTCGCCCTCGAACTTCTCGCACTCCGCCTCTTCCTGAGCGAAGGCCTTCACGACGCGGATGCCGCTGAAGTTCTCCTGGGCGCGCGCCGACAGCGAGCTGAACTGCTCCTGCACGCGGTCGAACCGGCGGTGGATCTCGCGTCCCAGCACGACGAACAGGACGGTCACCAGCGGCAGGACCGACATCACCCACAGCGTGAGCCGCGTGCTGATCGTCAGCATGAAGGCCACCGAGGCGACCAGCATGATCGCGGTGTGCACCGACCGCATGAGGCCCACACCCGCAAAGCGCATCACGGCACGGATGTCGTTGACGGCACGGGCCATGAGGTCGCCGGTGCGGATGCCGTGGAAGAACCCCAGGTCCATGCGCTGGAGGTGGGCAAAGAAGTCCCGGCGCAGCTCGGTCTCGATCTTGTGGGCGGCGCCCAGGATCTGCAGGCGCATCGCGTAGCTGAACGCCGCTTCCACCAGGGCCAGGAAGAGCAGCGTCCCGGCGTACAGGAGCAGGCGGTGCATGGCCTCGCCGCGGCCGATGCCATCGATGGCGGCACGCAGCACCCACGGCGACAGCTGCGCCATGACGATCGACGCGACGACCGCCGCGTAACCGAGGCGGTAGGCGCGGCGGTGGCGTCGAACGTATCCCCAGAATCGTCGGCTGAGCACGTGTATCCCTACGAAGGCGACCGGACGGGGTCGGCCCGATGAGAAAGGCGTCTGCCGGACAGGACAAAGCGCATTATATCACCGCGGCGGCAGGACCGCTGCGGGGCGTTTACTGGACTATACGAAACTTCACGAGAACACGATTCCCAAAGGGGTAAGCTCGACCGGCCGGGGTGGCAGGGTGGGCTCAGCGCCTGGCCAGTTCCTCCTCGACGAGCGCGCGGCGCAGGATCTTGCCGATCAACGTCTTGGGCAGCGCCTCGCGGAACTCGACGACCCTCGGCACCTTGTATCCGGTCAGCCGCTCACGGCAGAAGGCGATGATCTCGTCCGCGGTGGCGGTGGCGCCCTCCTTGAGGACGACGAACGCCTTCACGACCTCGCCGCGCGCCGGGTCGGGCACGCCGATCGCCGCCGCCTCACGCACCGCGGGGTGTGTGTAGAGGACTTCTTCGACGTCGCGCGGGAACACCTTGAGGCCGCCGACGTTGATCATCTCCTTCTTGCGGTCCACGATGTAGAAGAACCCGTCTTCGTCCATCCGGGCCATGTCCCCGGTGAACAGCCATCCCTCCCGCAGGACGTTGGCGGTCTCGTCGGGGCGGTTGAGGTATCCCTGCATCACCTGGGGGCCGCGGATCGCCAGCTCGCCCACCTCGTTCGTAGAAAGGGGGCGTCCGCTGTCGGGATCGACGACGCGGGCGTCGGTGTCCGGGAACGGGACGCCGATGCTGCCGGCTTTCCGGTGCCCGAACACGGGGTTGCAGTGGGTGATCGGAGACGCCTCGGTCAGGCCGTACCCTTCGACGAGGCGGCCGCCGGTGGCCTCCTCCCAGCGCCGCTGTACTTCCTGCGGCAGCGCCATCGCGCCGCTGATGCAGGCCCGAATCGACCGTAGGTCGTACCTGCCCAGCTTCGGGTTGTTCAGCAGTGCCATATACATCGTGGGCACGCCGTGGAACAGAGTCGGTCTGTGCTTGGCGACCGCGTCCAGCACCATCTCCTGGTCGAACCGCGGCACCAGGATGATCGTGGTCCCGGTCCAGACGGAGAAGTTCATCACCGCCGTCATGCCGTAGCTGTGGAAGAACGGCACGACGGCCATCGAGCGCTCTCCCGCCGGATCGATGTTCGGGAACCACGCGATGGCCTGCGCCGTGTTGCACACGAGGTTGCGGTGCGTGAGGATCGCTGCCTTGGGGATGCCGGTCGTACCTCCCGTGTACAGGTAGACCGCGGGGTCTTGCGGGGAGACCTCGACCGGCGTGAGGGCGGCGTCGGCGAGCAGGTCGGTGAACGGACGCACCCCCGACCCCGGCCGCACCGATACCCACTGCCCTTCGCGCCGGGCCTTCAGCGGGTACAGCAGCCTCAGCAGCGGCGGCATGTACTCGTTGATCGCGGTGTAGACGATCTCGCGCACCGCGGTGTCCCGGGCCGCCGCGGAGACGGTCGGGTACATCATCGTGAGCGTGAGGGCGACCTCCGCCCCCGAGTCCCGCAGCTGCTGGGCGACCTCACGTTCGGTATACAGGGGGTTGTGCGGCACCACGATTCCGCCGGCCTTGAGGATGCCGTAGTAGGCGATGACGAACTGCGGACAGTTCGGCAGGTGCAAAGACACCGGTGTCCCCCTGCGCACACCCAGCCGCTGCAGGCCGGCGGCGAATCGATTGGCGAGCGCGTCGAGATCGGCGAAGGTGATGCGCCTGCCGAAGAAGATCAGCGCGTCTCGGGTTCCGTACCGTTGCGCCGCCTCCTCGAGGATCCGGTGCAGGGGGATGGCGCGGTACTCCAGCGTGGCGGGTACGCCGGGGTCGTAGAAGCGTATCCAGGGGCGCTCGGACAAGAGTTCGGTGGCCATGGCTCACCTCCAAAGTCGGGAGTGGATGGCTCGTGGCCCGTCGCTACTCCGGGTAGCCTCCCGCACGGATCACCGCATCCGCCACCTCCCGCTGCAGGGCGACGAGGTTGGCCGGCGTGTAGCGGAGCAGGCGGCGTAGGCCGCTCAGTGCGGTCCGCAGCGCATCGCCCTCGTCGGTGGCGGCGAGCACGTGGCGCGCCGTCGCCTCCACACGGGGCATCGCGGCGTGGACGTGCGCCCGGGTCATGGCGGCGAAGAGGTCCGCCCGCTCGGCGCCCCGCCGGTGCGCCTTCTGGGCACGCAGCAGGGCGCTCTCGGCCGCGAAGGCCTCGGTAACGAGGTCGGCGATCCAGGCGAGGATCTCCTGCTGGTGCTCGAGCTGATCGAGGTGCTTCTGCACCGCCACACCCGCGGCGAACAGCGCGGCCTTCTTGATGGCCTCGACGAGCGCGGCCTCCTCCGCCAGGGGGCCGTCGGCGGCTTCGGCCGACGGGCTCAGCTCCGTCAGGTCGCCGACCACCCGCTGGATCGCCGGCAGCAGGTTCAGCCGCCCGCGCATCGCCCGCTTGGTCAGCATGTCGACGATCAGCATGCGGTTGATCTCGTTGGTGCCCTCCCAGATCCGGTTGATCCGGGAATCACGGTAGGCGCGCGCCGCAGGGTAGTCCTCGATGTAGCCGTAGCCGCCGTAGATCTGGACGACTTCGTCGACGACGCGGTCGAGCATCTCGGAGGCGAATACCTTGTTGATCGAGGACTCGATCGCGTACTCCTCGAGGGCCCGCACGACCTCTTCGCTGCCGCGGATGCTCCCCACCGCGGACTCGACCAGTCCCCCAGTCCGGTAGACCATGCTCTCGGCGACGTACGTGCCGATCACGATCTGGGCCAGCTTCTGCCGGATCAGACCGAACTCGGCGATCGGCTTCCCGAACTGCCGCCGCTCGACTGCGTAGCCGACCGCCTGGTGCAGCGCGTACTTCGCAGCGCCCATACACCACGCGCCCAGCTTGAACCGGCCCAGGTTCAGGATGTTGAAGGCCACCCGGTGCCCCTTACCCACCTCGCCGAGGAGGTTGGCGACGGGGACCTTCGCGTTCTCGAAGAACAGGCTGCGCGTCGAAGAGCCTTTGACGCCGAGTTTGTGTTCCTCGTCGCCGATCGTCAGACCCTCGGTGTCGCGGTCGACGATGAACGCGGTGAAGTGCTCGCCGTCGATCTTCGCGTAGGTCACGAAGACGTCGGCGATCGCGGAGTTCGTGATGAACTGTTTCTGTCCGCTGAGCAGGTAGTGCTGCCCCTCGGGGCTGAGCACCGCGCGCGTCCGGATGGACAGCGCGTCCGATCCGGCCGTGGGCTCGGTGAGCGCATACGCACCGATCTTCTCCGCACGGGCCATCGCCGGCAGGTAGCGGCGTTTCTGTTCCTCCGTGCCGAAGAACGCGATCGGCAGCATGCCGATGCCCACGTGGGCCCCGTAGGTGACGGAGAACGAGCCGGCTGAGATGCGCTCGGCGATGACGAGGGACGCCAGGCTGTCCATCCCCCCGCCTCCGTACGCCTCCGGCAGATCGGGCGCCAGGAAACCCATCTCGCCCAGCCGCCGCAGCAGCATCTTGGTGACGTCCCAATCCTGCTTCTCGATCGCCTCCGCGCGCGGCGCGACTTCGCGTGCGAAGAAGTCGGAGGCGGCCTTGCGGACCATGCGCTGCTCTTCGTTGAGGTCTTCCGGCGTGAAGACGTCACCGGGGGTTGCGCGGTCGATCAGAAAGCCTCCTCCGGGCAGGGCCGTGCGTGCCTCGGTCTCCATGACGGACCTCCGTCTGTCGTTCGTCCCACCGGTCAGGCGCTTGGCTTCTCGAACACCCCGGCGGCACCCATGCCGCCGCCGACGCACATCGTGACGATCCCGTACCGGGCGTTCCGACGGTGCATCTCGTGCAGCAGCGT includes:
- a CDS encoding ABC transporter ATP-binding protein → MSTHFQEDEILGQAYDARLMRRLLGYVRPYWPIVAVAVLLLLVASLTELAGPQLYRIAIDRYIAPAVGAPAGIEMRGLTGVALLYLLILGVGFGARWLQSYLMQLVGQRVMYDLRMQLFRHLQSLPVSFFNRNPVGRLVTRITNDVDSLNELITSGVVAVFGDFFTLVGIMAVMLYMDWRLALVTFSVLPLIYWATDRFRVRAREAYRAIRVRLARINAYLNEHIMGMAIVQVFNREARSLRRFDELNNSYLEANLAAIRNFAQFFPTIQVLGTLSVALLLWYGGGQVVQGAVTLGVLVAAIQYAERFFDPIRDLSEKFNLLQQAMASCERIFRLLDEPVTVQDPPQPVPLTKVRGHIEFRDVWFAYEDDEGWALRGVSFEIHPGQSVAFVGHTGAGKTSIINLLCRFFDPQRGQVRIDGVDVRQLRQQELRRHIGLVLQDVFLFAGTIEDNIRLGNREITPEQVRRAAEYVGAHRFIERLPEGYQTDVRERGARLSVGQKQLIAFARAIAHNPEVLLVLDEATSSVDTETEMLIQEAMARVLRNRTSIIIAHRLSTIQHVDRIIVLHKGRIAEQGTHRELLAQGGIYAKLYRLQYEDQEVRRVAEAAGD
- a CDS encoding ABC transporter ATP-binding protein, whose product is MLSRRFWGYVRRHRRAYRLGYAAVVASIVMAQLSPWVLRAAIDGIGRGEAMHRLLLYAGTLLFLALVEAAFSYAMRLQILGAAHKIETELRRDFFAHLQRMDLGFFHGIRTGDLMARAVNDIRAVMRFAGVGLMRSVHTAIMLVASVAFMLTISTRLTLWVMSVLPLVTVLFVVLGREIHRRFDRVQEQFSSLSARAQENFSGIRVVKAFAQEEAECEKFEGENRTVLETNLRLARVQGALWPAIGLILGLAAVVLLWQGGSEVIRGRITLGQMVQFSYYLARLSFPMIALGWVLTLWQQGRASMERLDEIFNTLPRIADPKDPIVLSQPHGEIEFRGVTFAYDGRPVLRGIDLRIPAGSTLAVVGPTGSGKSTLVNLIARLYDPTKGRILLDGYDLRRLALRSLRGAIGFVQQETFLFSDTLRENIAFGLEEPDETRVREAAEISRIARDIQDFPRGYDTVVGERGVTLSGGQKQRTAIARAVARDPRILILDDALSSVDTQTEEEVLHRLREVMASRTSIIISHRISTIRDADWIVVLDDGRIAEQGTHDTLLARGGLYADLYEKQLLREALEATDVPDAADPGSAIGAERTEGEPPTR
- a CDS encoding long-chain fatty acid--CoA ligase, whose amino-acid sequence is MATELLSERPWIRFYDPGVPATLEYRAIPLHRILEEAAQRYGTRDALIFFGRRITFADLDALANRFAAGLQRLGVRRGTPVSLHLPNCPQFVIAYYGILKAGGIVVPHNPLYTEREVAQQLRDSGAEVALTLTMMYPTVSAAARDTAVREIVYTAINEYMPPLLRLLYPLKARREGQWVSVRPGSGVRPFTDLLADAALTPVEVSPQDPAVYLYTGGTTGIPKAAILTHRNLVCNTAQAIAWFPNIDPAGERSMAVVPFFHSYGMTAVMNFSVWTGTTIILVPRFDQEMVLDAVAKHRPTLFHGVPTMYMALLNNPKLGRYDLRSIRACISGAMALPQEVQRRWEEATGGRLVEGYGLTEASPITHCNPVFGHRKAGSIGVPFPDTDARVVDPDSGRPLSTNEVGELAIRGPQVMQGYLNRPDETANVLREGWLFTGDMARMDEDGFFYIVDRKKEMINVGGLKVFPRDVEEVLYTHPAVREAAAIGVPDPARGEVVKAFVVLKEGATATADEIIAFCRERLTGYKVPRVVEFREALPKTLIGKILRRALVEEELARR
- a CDS encoding acyl-CoA dehydrogenase family protein; translated protein: METEARTALPGGGFLIDRATPGDVFTPEDLNEEQRMVRKAASDFFAREVAPRAEAIEKQDWDVTKMLLRRLGEMGFLAPDLPEAYGGGGMDSLASLVIAERISAGSFSVTYGAHVGIGMLPIAFFGTEEQKRRYLPAMARAEKIGAYALTEPTAGSDALSIRTRAVLSPEGQHYLLSGQKQFITNSAIADVFVTYAKIDGEHFTAFIVDRDTEGLTIGDEEHKLGVKGSSTRSLFFENAKVPVANLLGEVGKGHRVAFNILNLGRFKLGAWCMGAAKYALHQAVGYAVERRQFGKPIAEFGLIRQKLAQIVIGTYVAESMVYRTGGLVESAVGSIRGSEEVVRALEEYAIESSINKVFASEMLDRVVDEVVQIYGGYGYIEDYPAARAYRDSRINRIWEGTNEINRMLIVDMLTKRAMRGRLNLLPAIQRVVGDLTELSPSAEAADGPLAEEAALVEAIKKAALFAAGVAVQKHLDQLEHQQEILAWIADLVTEAFAAESALLRAQKAHRRGAERADLFAAMTRAHVHAAMPRVEATARHVLAATDEGDALRTALSGLRRLLRYTPANLVALQREVADAVIRAGGYPE